A single window of Arcobacter venerupis DNA harbors:
- a CDS encoding FixH family protein, producing MKILIKIVLGFFLTFGFLHAELLEQNGQKDGYDVRLSSTNALIVGNNELYVELLKDSKRVDTVKVKVKFFMPEMPGMPYMESEDNGVLTNGKFKMNINLPMSGTWQYQLKFKTDDGVVHTVKGSVNL from the coding sequence ATGAAAATTTTAATCAAAATAGTTTTAGGGTTTTTCCTTACATTTGGATTTCTACATGCTGAATTATTGGAGCAAAATGGACAAAAAGATGGATATGATGTAAGACTTAGTTCAACAAATGCTTTAATTGTTGGAAATAATGAGTTATACGTTGAGTTATTAAAAGATTCAAAAAGAGTAGATACAGTTAAAGTAAAAGTAAAATTCTTTATGCCAGAAATGCCAGGAATGCCATATATGGAATCAGAAGATAATGGAGTTTTAACTAATGGAAAATTTAAAATGAATATAAACCTTCCAATGAGTGGAACATGGCAATATCAATTGAAATTTAAAACTGATGATGGTGTCGTTCACACAGTAAAAGGTAGTGTAAACTTATAA